From the genome of Gemmatimonas phototrophica, one region includes:
- a CDS encoding sensor histidine kinase, with the protein MAVSSHPLTIADEGLGLRQLTRWLFALVWIVPAVLAALQMSLVGDASGTHYGLGTALVWQGSAWMLWGLWSQLILTLVDRVKLDTARILPWLSLHAGLTVVLSAANVLAIAWLDHVFGAVGQVTSYAFALRVVLVNHLDIQVVLYWAVLGAAYMVEFVRRYRERDRAATELEQKLARTQLEALRMQLNPHFLFNALNSVAELMEMDVQEAQRTLIRVSDLLRLSLRSAGQSLIPVWQEIELVELYLQIARVRYGAGLDADIEVDPNAVDLMVPSFLLQPIVENALKHGLAPGHADQSILVKLQRVGSSLEIVVEDNGKGLHGLLTTSGRFLAAAPSVDGLGIGLTNTRSRLAMLYGDRYAFRMSNLPTGGCRVDIKLPIE; encoded by the coding sequence ATGGCCGTCTCGTCACACCCACTGACCATTGCCGACGAAGGACTGGGGCTACGCCAGCTGACCCGCTGGCTTTTCGCCCTGGTCTGGATTGTCCCCGCCGTCCTGGCGGCGCTGCAGATGAGCCTTGTGGGAGATGCCTCTGGCACCCACTACGGGCTCGGGACGGCGCTGGTGTGGCAGGGATCGGCCTGGATGCTGTGGGGGCTCTGGTCCCAATTGATTCTGACGCTGGTGGATCGGGTCAAACTGGATACAGCGAGGATTCTCCCGTGGCTGTCACTGCACGCCGGCCTCACGGTGGTCCTGAGCGCGGCCAACGTGCTGGCGATTGCCTGGCTCGACCACGTGTTCGGCGCCGTGGGACAGGTCACCAGTTATGCCTTTGCGCTGCGGGTGGTGTTGGTCAATCACCTCGACATTCAGGTCGTGCTGTATTGGGCCGTGCTGGGCGCCGCGTATATGGTGGAGTTCGTGCGCCGCTATCGGGAGCGCGACCGGGCGGCCACTGAACTCGAGCAAAAGTTGGCTCGGACGCAGTTGGAGGCGCTACGCATGCAGCTCAACCCGCACTTCCTGTTCAACGCGCTCAATTCCGTGGCTGAGCTCATGGAGATGGATGTGCAGGAAGCGCAACGCACGCTGATTCGCGTGAGTGACCTGTTGCGCCTGTCGCTGCGCAGTGCGGGGCAATCGCTCATTCCGGTGTGGCAGGAAATCGAACTGGTGGAGCTGTACCTGCAGATTGCCCGCGTGCGTTATGGCGCGGGGCTTGATGCGGATATTGAGGTGGATCCCAATGCGGTGGATCTGATGGTGCCCAGTTTCCTGCTGCAGCCCATTGTGGAGAACGCGCTCAAGCATGGCCTCGCGCCTGGGCACGCCGACCAGTCCATTCTGGTCAAGCTGCAGCGCGTGGGGAGCAGTCTCGAGATTGTGGTGGAAGACAACGGCAAGGGGTTGCACGGTCTCCTGACGACAAGCGGGCGGTTTCTCGCGGCGGCCCCCAGCGTGGATGGGCTGGGCATCGGGCTGACCAATACACGCTCACGGCTCGCCATGCTGTACGGCGATCGCTACGCCTTCCGCATGAGTAATCTTCCCACGGGCGGCTGCCGGGTGGATATCAAGTTGCCTATTGAGTGA
- a CDS encoding SIMPL domain-containing protein, which produces MSESIAPRSLAAALILALGVAGGGWLAGAGFARMRTADRTVSVKGVSEREAKADLAIWPLRLVATDDDLGRANAALERNVQQVRAFLRDNGLDSTAAEITVQEFRVEDARTMGGYSNTARYIIRQTLVVRSANVNQVQVASQRVPELVRNGVVLSSGQEYGGGGPTFVFTKLNDLKPAMIAEATARAREGAEQFAKDARSALSGIRTASQGVFEILPRDQAAGISEESQVIKRVRVVTTVVYGLND; this is translated from the coding sequence ATGTCTGAATCCATTGCTCCGCGCTCCCTGGCTGCCGCCCTCATTCTCGCGCTGGGCGTGGCCGGTGGCGGGTGGCTGGCCGGCGCTGGCTTTGCCCGGATGCGTACCGCCGATCGAACGGTGTCGGTGAAAGGGGTGTCCGAGCGGGAGGCCAAGGCGGACCTCGCCATCTGGCCGTTGCGGCTCGTGGCGACCGACGACGATCTGGGCCGGGCAAATGCGGCGCTCGAGCGAAACGTGCAGCAGGTACGGGCTTTCCTGCGCGACAACGGACTGGACTCGACGGCCGCGGAAATCACGGTGCAGGAGTTTCGTGTTGAGGATGCGCGTACGATGGGCGGTTACAGCAACACGGCCCGCTATATCATTCGCCAAACGCTGGTGGTGCGGTCGGCCAATGTGAATCAGGTGCAGGTTGCCAGCCAGCGCGTGCCCGAACTGGTGCGCAATGGCGTGGTGTTGTCATCCGGGCAGGAGTACGGCGGTGGTGGCCCCACTTTCGTCTTCACCAAACTCAACGACCTCAAACCCGCCATGATTGCCGAGGCCACGGCACGGGCGCGTGAAGGGGCAGAGCAGTTTGCCAAGGACGCGCGCAGTGCGTTGTCGGGGATTCGCACCGCCAGCCAGGGGGTCTTCGAGATACTCCCGCGCGATCAGGCCGCCGGCATCAGCGAAGAAAGCCAGGTCATCAAGCGGGTGCGCGTGGTGACCACCGTGGTGTACGGCCTGAACGACTGA
- a CDS encoding acyl-CoA dehydrogenase family protein, whose protein sequence is MLPTCRFLPFAPAAMSAQPPRSRAPITTSDFYDWFATVPDDINTERLKLRQFMSEEWEPQANGFWERADFPREYLVERMKALDLLRGKYTPERAATATISDGLLSMEFARVDPSLATFFGVHAGLCMGAIALCGSEEQQAEWLPPLRRWDMVGAFGLTEPDVGSGVAKGLTTTCRRDGDHWVLNGQKKWIGNSTWCDIVVVWARDEADQSVKGFIVRTSLDGYSAELMTGKIAQRTVHNGLITLNNVRVAERDRLQQARSFADTQRVLVMARCGTAWQGVGCAMGAYEYALRYASERTQFGRPIGSYQLVQNMLVKMLGNITAMIGLALRASELQDRLGPRDELSALAKQFCAARCRETVALARESMGGNGILLEYHVARLFADAEAIYSYEGSNEINTMIVGRAITGHSAFV, encoded by the coding sequence ATGCTGCCCACGTGCCGTTTCCTGCCCTTTGCCCCCGCTGCCATGTCTGCCCAGCCTCCCCGTTCGCGCGCGCCAATTACCACGAGCGACTTTTACGACTGGTTTGCCACCGTTCCGGATGACATCAACACCGAGCGGCTGAAATTGCGGCAGTTCATGAGCGAGGAGTGGGAGCCGCAGGCGAATGGTTTCTGGGAGAGGGCCGACTTTCCACGCGAGTATTTGGTAGAGCGCATGAAGGCGCTGGATCTGCTCCGTGGGAAATACACGCCCGAGCGGGCAGCCACGGCCACGATATCCGATGGACTGCTCAGCATGGAGTTTGCGCGCGTTGATCCCTCGCTGGCCACGTTCTTTGGGGTGCACGCCGGCCTCTGCATGGGGGCCATTGCGCTCTGCGGATCGGAGGAACAGCAGGCGGAGTGGCTCCCGCCGTTGCGCCGCTGGGACATGGTGGGGGCCTTTGGACTGACCGAGCCCGATGTGGGATCGGGCGTGGCGAAGGGGCTTACGACCACCTGCCGGCGGGATGGTGATCATTGGGTGCTCAACGGACAGAAGAAGTGGATTGGCAATTCCACCTGGTGCGACATTGTCGTGGTGTGGGCGCGCGATGAAGCCGACCAGTCGGTGAAGGGGTTCATCGTGCGGACTTCGCTGGACGGCTACTCCGCGGAGCTGATGACCGGGAAGATTGCCCAGCGCACAGTGCACAACGGGCTCATTACGCTAAACAATGTGCGCGTCGCCGAGCGAGACCGACTGCAGCAGGCGCGCAGCTTTGCGGATACCCAGCGGGTGCTGGTGATGGCCCGGTGCGGTACCGCATGGCAGGGCGTAGGGTGTGCCATGGGGGCGTACGAATACGCGCTCCGCTACGCCAGTGAACGTACGCAGTTCGGGCGCCCCATTGGCAGTTATCAGCTGGTGCAGAACATGCTGGTCAAAATGCTGGGCAACATCACGGCCATGATCGGGCTCGCGCTCCGCGCGTCGGAGCTGCAGGACCGACTGGGGCCTCGCGATGAATTGTCGGCGTTGGCCAAGCAGTTCTGTGCCGCCCGGTGTCGCGAGACCGTGGCGTTGGCGCGCGAGTCGATGGGCGGCAACGGGATTCTGCTGGAATACCATGTGGCCCGACTCTTCGCCGATGCCGAAGCGATCTATAGCTACGAAGGGTCCAACGAGATCAACACCATGATTGTGGGGCGGGCGATTACCGGCCACTCCGCGTTTGTCTGA
- a CDS encoding pseudouridine synthase, with the protein MSLARHLAKLGYGTRKEAERLLQARRLTSADGTVLRDGDRFVHEEVRLDGTPLDPPPNSVVLLNKPVGYVCSTSDRPPLVYDLLPSRFLQRTPVMATVGRLDADTSGLLLLTDDGALNHRLTSPRSHVPKTYVATLAERLRGDEAARFASGTMRLQGEETPLLPAQLEVLGEREAALTIREGRYHQVRRMFAATGNHVVALRRTSLGSLLLGALAEGSWRVLDGVEREALVGAARAAKSGPGLTAET; encoded by the coding sequence GTGTCCCTCGCCCGCCATCTCGCCAAACTGGGATACGGTACCCGCAAAGAAGCGGAGCGTCTGCTACAGGCGCGCCGTCTCACCAGTGCCGACGGCACGGTCTTGCGCGACGGCGACCGTTTTGTGCACGAGGAGGTGCGCCTGGACGGGACGCCGCTGGATCCCCCCCCGAACAGCGTGGTGCTGCTCAACAAGCCGGTGGGGTATGTGTGCTCCACCAGCGACCGACCGCCCCTGGTGTACGACCTGCTTCCCTCACGCTTTCTGCAGCGCACGCCGGTGATGGCCACGGTGGGGCGCCTCGATGCCGATACGTCCGGCCTGCTGCTACTGACGGACGACGGCGCGCTCAATCACCGACTCACCTCGCCACGGTCACACGTGCCCAAAACGTATGTGGCCACGTTGGCGGAGCGGTTGCGCGGCGACGAGGCCGCCCGCTTTGCCAGCGGCACCATGCGGCTGCAGGGCGAGGAGACGCCACTGCTCCCCGCCCAACTGGAGGTCCTTGGTGAGCGGGAGGCCGCGCTCACCATTCGCGAGGGACGCTACCACCAGGTGCGGCGCATGTTTGCCGCCACCGGCAACCACGTGGTCGCGTTGCGACGCACGTCGTTGGGGTCACTCCTCCTGGGCGCGCTCGCCGAGGGGAGCTGGCGGGTGTTGGACGGCGTGGAACGGGAGGCGCTGGTTGGCGCCGCCCGCGCCGCGAAATCAGGGCCGGGCCTCACCGCCGAGACGTAG
- a CDS encoding TlpA family protein disulfide reductase codes for MADGGSPREERPRASWWPSWWPSWATLPNLLTAVVLVWAAPRCWPHVEALIGVRERAARRPVYAVQTRTGHTLTADSLRGRVVLVNVWATWCPPCRAEMPALQQLATAYEAEGMVLLGLSVDRGPAAKVDAFLAERGITYPVAIVGDDVIAAFGGVRGYPTSYLLDRDGVVRHTVMGPVAPLSLRPAIRRLLAESDTGAARRSLRLGGEARP; via the coding sequence ATGGCTGATGGCGGGTCACCTCGGGAGGAGCGGCCGCGAGCCTCCTGGTGGCCATCGTGGTGGCCGTCGTGGGCTACGCTACCCAACCTGCTGACGGCGGTCGTGCTGGTGTGGGCGGCCCCTCGCTGCTGGCCTCACGTGGAAGCGCTCATTGGGGTGCGGGAGCGCGCCGCCCGGCGTCCGGTCTACGCCGTGCAGACCCGTACCGGTCACACTCTTACCGCCGATAGTCTCCGCGGACGCGTGGTGCTGGTGAACGTCTGGGCGACATGGTGCCCGCCATGTCGTGCCGAAATGCCGGCGCTGCAGCAGCTTGCGACGGCCTACGAGGCCGAGGGGATGGTGCTGCTCGGGTTGTCGGTCGATCGCGGCCCAGCGGCGAAGGTAGACGCCTTTCTGGCGGAGCGTGGCATCACGTACCCGGTGGCCATCGTGGGTGACGACGTGATTGCGGCCTTTGGCGGGGTGCGTGGCTATCCCACCAGCTATCTGCTCGATCGGGACGGCGTGGTGCGGCACACGGTCATGGGGCCGGTGGCTCCCCTGTCGCTGCGTCCGGCGATCCGGCGGTTGCTCGCCGAGTCGGATACGGGCGCCGCACGTCGCTCGCTACGTCTCGGCGGTGAGGCCCGGCCCTGA
- a CDS encoding class I SAM-dependent methyltransferase encodes MGSTAYETWQIGPAHMDNMSVLVASKPGVMAHGTVDAPALMLASWVAGMPAPVPGATSLHLASGNGLVPAVAMAKGFEPFAFDRYAANAQATQRSLEAGAKGPTPRTFHAAHAVLANDVVPAGSCALATIRIATDKHGVQQQVAEAFRALAVGGVCLLAGANDEGAKPAAKLMQQVFGHARLEAQHSSCRMVMATKLAEAPVDAPSISSPWLDTERFHEVPVALAETTFTMYTRPGVFSWEHVDEASDILGGIMRIAPGESVLDLGCGSGVLGVVAALQSHTGRVLLLDADADAVRCARRTALQAGCRNVEVQASDVTSAAGDARFDVVISNPPFHLGKGTDLAIPRAFIEQAYARLVPGGRLYLVANRTLPYETLIAECFGEVRTAHDGRRFKVIGAVRHG; translated from the coding sequence GTGGGCAGTACCGCATACGAAACGTGGCAGATTGGTCCGGCACACATGGACAACATGAGCGTGCTCGTGGCGTCCAAGCCCGGCGTCATGGCGCACGGCACGGTGGATGCGCCCGCGCTGATGCTTGCCTCCTGGGTGGCGGGGATGCCGGCACCGGTGCCCGGTGCCACGTCGTTGCACCTGGCCAGTGGAAACGGACTCGTCCCCGCTGTGGCCATGGCCAAGGGATTCGAACCCTTTGCATTTGATCGGTACGCCGCCAATGCGCAGGCAACGCAGCGCTCGCTGGAGGCTGGCGCCAAAGGGCCCACGCCGCGGACGTTTCATGCGGCGCATGCCGTGTTGGCCAACGATGTGGTTCCCGCCGGGTCGTGCGCGCTCGCCACGATTCGTATTGCCACCGACAAGCACGGTGTGCAGCAACAGGTGGCCGAGGCGTTTCGCGCGCTGGCGGTGGGCGGAGTGTGTCTGCTGGCCGGCGCCAACGATGAAGGGGCCAAACCGGCGGCGAAGCTGATGCAGCAAGTGTTCGGACATGCCCGGCTTGAGGCGCAGCACAGTAGCTGTCGCATGGTCATGGCCACCAAGCTGGCCGAGGCACCGGTAGATGCGCCCAGTATCTCGTCGCCATGGCTGGACACCGAGCGGTTCCATGAAGTCCCCGTGGCGTTGGCCGAAACCACGTTCACCATGTATACCCGTCCCGGCGTGTTCTCGTGGGAACACGTGGATGAAGCCTCGGATATTCTGGGTGGCATCATGCGTATTGCCCCCGGTGAGTCGGTCCTCGATCTGGGCTGCGGCTCCGGTGTCCTTGGGGTGGTCGCCGCACTCCAGTCACACACCGGCCGGGTGTTGCTGCTCGATGCGGACGCCGACGCCGTTCGGTGTGCGCGGCGCACAGCCCTGCAGGCGGGGTGCCGTAACGTGGAGGTACAGGCCAGCGATGTCACCAGCGCCGCGGGCGATGCCCGGTTTGATGTCGTAATCAGCAACCCTCCGTTTCATCTCGGGAAAGGCACTGATCTGGCCATCCCGCGGGCGTTCATCGAACAGGCCTACGCGCGCCTCGTGCCCGGAGGGCGGTTGTATCTGGTGGCCAACCGCACGTTGCCGTACGAGACGCTGATTGCGGAGTGCTTTGGCGAAGTCCGCACCGCCCACGACGGGCGTCGTTTCAAGGTGATCGGGGCGGTGCGCCATGGCTGA
- a CDS encoding alpha-1,6-glucosidase domain-containing protein — protein MLASFAFLRPAATVGLLSLLAPPRLQAAVAPTASDTVAVQSCTQADAATVLHRELLAAPLDARGIWLDARTVRWPGAPTPTAGERYVVYGNPTGSLRLTTGGPVGGATDTVHLEPYVGPLATATAAQVRHVGAGVTLRIPSSRRRPFRATGQLVLAREDAMGRLVEVTGTQRALALDALHGPLAQPRTLGAATTATATTFALWAPTAQQVSVCLYTANKARVLPLTANAGSGVWQAPVAGVRHGVEYTYLVDVYVPGVGMVRNRVTDPYSLALTANSARSVVVNLQHPTLVPDGWGQRRAPPLTNATDQVIYELHVRDFSVQDSTVPAAHRGRYLAFTDTASVGMQHLRSLANAGLTDVHLLPVFDIATIPELGCRTPEIRGSPDGETQQTTAMDAAAGDCFNWGYDPLHYTVPEGSYATNASDFAARIREFRRMVQALNGSGLRVGMDVVYNHTSASGQHASSVLDRIVPGYYHRLDATGRVETSTCCANTATEHRMMAKLMIESAVTWVRHYGISSFRFDLMGHQPRAAMEALQRAVNAAAGRVVPLIGEGWNFGEVADGRRFVQASQLSLNGSGIATFSDRARDAIRGGSPMDDGADQVRHQGFVNGLGYAPNEARAIASTPGADRAALATAADLVRVGLAGSLRSFAFLRADGSTGPLSEIRYGGSQPAGYVTSPGEVVNYVENHDNLTLFDINILKLPANTSGEDRARVQHLASALALFSQGIAYVHAGQELLRSKSLDRNSFDSGDWFNVYDPSGLTHGFSRGLPPRRDNAASWPVMQPRLANTGLVPTPSQVQWTREAFKDLLRIRASTPLFRLPSADAVMRRLRFANVGASQEPTVVVGHLDGRGLANAGFADVLYAVNVDVIDHEIPVPFLQGQPLQLHPVHRASGATDTRARASVWTPSTGLLRVPARTAVVWVRE, from the coding sequence ATGCTTGCGTCTTTCGCCTTCCTCCGCCCGGCCGCCACCGTCGGCCTGCTGTCCCTCTTGGCGCCACCTCGCCTTCAGGCCGCCGTGGCGCCAACAGCCTCCGACACCGTCGCAGTCCAATCGTGCACCCAGGCCGATGCGGCCACGGTACTGCACCGGGAACTCCTCGCCGCGCCACTGGACGCCCGCGGGATCTGGCTCGACGCCCGCACTGTCCGCTGGCCGGGTGCCCCCACTCCGACCGCCGGAGAACGGTACGTCGTGTATGGCAACCCCACCGGATCGCTGCGCCTCACCACGGGCGGGCCGGTGGGCGGGGCAACCGACACGGTGCACCTTGAGCCATACGTCGGCCCCCTGGCCACGGCGACAGCCGCACAGGTGCGGCATGTGGGGGCCGGGGTCACCCTGCGCATTCCGTCATCTCGACGACGCCCTTTCCGCGCCACCGGACAGCTGGTGCTGGCGCGCGAAGACGCCATGGGCCGGCTTGTGGAGGTGACCGGCACGCAGCGGGCACTGGCGCTGGATGCGCTGCACGGGCCGCTGGCACAGCCCCGCACTTTGGGCGCAGCGACCACGGCCACCGCCACCACCTTTGCTCTGTGGGCTCCCACCGCCCAGCAGGTGAGTGTGTGCCTCTACACCGCCAACAAGGCACGGGTACTGCCCCTCACTGCCAACGCCGGCAGCGGCGTCTGGCAGGCGCCCGTCGCCGGGGTACGTCACGGCGTTGAGTACACGTATCTGGTAGACGTGTACGTCCCCGGGGTGGGCATGGTCCGCAACCGGGTTACCGACCCCTATTCGCTGGCGCTGACCGCCAACTCCGCCCGGTCGGTGGTCGTGAATCTCCAGCATCCAACGCTTGTGCCGGACGGATGGGGGCAGCGGCGCGCGCCGCCGCTCACGAACGCCACGGATCAGGTGATCTACGAGCTGCACGTGCGCGACTTCTCCGTCCAGGACAGCACGGTCCCGGCCGCGCATCGGGGGCGGTATCTGGCCTTCACCGACACGGCCTCCGTTGGCATGCAGCATCTGCGGTCGCTGGCCAACGCCGGGCTGACCGACGTGCATCTGCTCCCGGTGTTTGATATCGCCACCATTCCGGAACTCGGCTGTCGCACGCCGGAGATTCGTGGCTCTCCCGACGGTGAGACCCAGCAGACGACGGCGATGGACGCCGCGGCCGGTGACTGCTTCAACTGGGGCTACGATCCGCTGCACTACACGGTGCCCGAAGGGAGCTACGCGACCAACGCGAGTGACTTTGCCGCGCGTATTCGGGAGTTCCGGCGCATGGTGCAAGCACTCAATGGCAGTGGACTGCGCGTGGGAATGGACGTGGTATACAACCACACCAGCGCATCGGGGCAACATGCCTCGTCGGTGCTCGATCGCATCGTGCCCGGCTACTACCATCGCCTCGATGCCACTGGCCGAGTGGAGACCTCCACCTGTTGCGCCAATACGGCCACTGAGCACCGCATGATGGCGAAGCTCATGATCGAGTCGGCGGTCACGTGGGTCAGGCATTACGGCATCAGTTCGTTCCGTTTCGATCTCATGGGACATCAGCCGCGCGCCGCAATGGAAGCGCTGCAGCGTGCGGTCAATGCTGCTGCCGGTCGGGTCGTGCCACTCATTGGCGAAGGGTGGAATTTCGGGGAAGTGGCCGATGGGCGCCGCTTCGTGCAGGCCTCGCAACTCTCGCTCAATGGGAGCGGCATTGCCACCTTCAGCGACCGCGCCCGCGATGCCATTCGTGGTGGCAGCCCTATGGACGATGGTGCCGACCAGGTGCGTCACCAGGGCTTTGTGAACGGGTTGGGGTATGCCCCCAACGAGGCGCGCGCCATTGCGAGTACGCCGGGGGCTGACCGAGCGGCGCTGGCTACCGCGGCCGACCTGGTTCGTGTGGGGTTGGCCGGTTCCCTGCGGTCGTTTGCATTCCTCCGCGCTGATGGCTCCACCGGACCTCTGTCGGAGATTCGCTACGGGGGCTCACAGCCCGCCGGCTATGTCACCTCGCCCGGCGAGGTGGTGAACTACGTGGAGAACCACGACAACCTGACGCTCTTCGACATCAACATCCTCAAGCTGCCCGCGAACACGAGTGGCGAAGATCGTGCGCGCGTGCAGCACTTGGCCTCGGCGTTGGCGCTGTTCAGTCAGGGCATCGCCTATGTGCACGCCGGTCAGGAGTTGCTGCGCAGCAAGAGTCTCGACCGCAACAGCTTCGACTCCGGGGACTGGTTCAATGTCTACGATCCCTCCGGCCTGACGCACGGCTTTTCGCGTGGGCTGCCACCGCGTCGTGACAACGCCGCCAGTTGGCCCGTGATGCAGCCGCGCCTGGCCAACACTGGTCTGGTGCCAACGCCGTCTCAGGTGCAGTGGACGCGTGAGGCCTTCAAGGATCTGCTGCGCATTCGGGCCAGTACGCCGCTGTTTCGCCTGCCGAGCGCCGATGCCGTGATGCGTCGGCTCCGCTTTGCCAATGTCGGCGCATCACAGGAGCCCACGGTGGTGGTGGGACACCTTGATGGCCGAGGGTTGGCGAACGCGGGCTTCGCCGACGTGCTGTACGCGGTCAACGTGGACGTCATTGATCACGAGATTCCGGTGCCGTTCCTGCAGGGACAACCGCTGCAATTGCATCCTGTTCATCGCGCGTCCGGGGCCACCGATACGCGGGCACGGGCGTCGGTGTGGACGCCGAGCACCGGCCTGCTGCGGGTTCCGGCCCGCACCGCGGTCGTGTGGGTGCGGGAGTAG